The DNA window tattgatgtattgaaatatagggcttatttgaatataaaaaacacgtctatgtccattatatatatatatatatatatatatatatatatatatatatatatatatgtatatatatatatatatatatatatatatatatacatgtacatatatatatatatgtatatatatatatatatatatatatatatatatatatatatatatatatatatatatatatatatatgtatatatgaagggtttgcccagaccaaagggctcatcaggtgggttttgcctacttccatTTCtgtaggcttggttcccacgaccctcattCCCTCCCCCATTGCCTCACCTCATAATTAATATCTCATATACCATAAATCACTTAAAACCTAAAGTCTGGAACAAGAGAAGCAACCTACAACCTACGtcagtgttctgggctttgaacttaTGACTTTTTAggccgtgccagaggttgcccctttatactgaaataggttctggccaacttcccttactccacttagcctattttttttttatttttattttgtggtcACTTTGCAATTTCACCTAAGTATCTCTACATTTCGCAAAAGGggcaagattttggtccatttacaaaatcatcagaaaTATTTAGGTCAAATTGCATGATGGCCggtcattttgtaaaatgaccaattttccaaaatgaccgcaacaaacttatactaaaaatattttttcctctatatatatatatatatatatatatatatatatatatatatatatatatatatatatatatgtgtgtgtgtgtgtgggacgaTGTTCACATAATTAAACGTATTTCTGATTGACTATTCCGATACGATGGGATCTTTTTGAGTGGACACTGCATATTAAAAGAAGTCAGAAttatttcttctgcatctgtccacctgacaaagaaacactacaagtgaatctttgtcaaggaacagtgcattcaaaataagtgtgacttcttccctctgctgagtccatcttgtagattattccctttacatCTGGAAGGCTggattcaacctttttttttttttatcaccaaacGTAtttctgatccactattccagtacaatggaatcttcttgagaggacacagcatactaaatgaAGTAAGACTTATTTcttctacatttgtccacctgactaagaaacagtacaagtgaatctatttcaaggaacagtgcattccaaaacaagtatgacttcttccctctgctcagtccttcttgtagattattccttttgcatctggaaggccggaatccccccccccctttttttttatcaccTAACGTATTTCTGATCCACtaatccagtagaatggaatcttcttgagaggACATAGCATACTAAATGAAGTCAGACttatttcttctgcatctgtccacctgacaaagaaacagtacaagtgaagctttgtcaaggaacagtgcattccaaaacaagtgtgacttcttccctctgctgagtccatctgctagattattccatttgcatctggaaggctGGATTCCACCTTTTTTTCAAGTTCTCATCTCTAAACGTATTTCTGATCCACTAATCCAGTAGAATGGAATATTCTTGagtggacacagcatactaaaagtcagacttgtttcttctgcatctgtccacctcataaagaaacagtacaagtgaatctttgacaaggaacagtgcattccaaaacaagtgtgacttcttccttctgctgagtacttcttgtagattattccatttggatCAAGAAGGCTGGAatcaacttttttttctgtttttttttttcatgttcacatCTCTAAATGTAATTCTGATCGACTAATCCAGTAGAATGGAATATTCTTGagtggacacagcatactaaatgaAGTCAgaattgtttcttctgcatctgtccacctcataaagaaacagtacaagtaaatctttgtcaaggaacagtgcattcaaaataagtgtgacttcttccctctgctgagtccatcttctagattattccatttgcatctggaaggctGGATTCCACCTTTTTTTCAAGTTCTCATCTCTAAACGTATTTCTGATACACTAATCCAGTAGAATGGAATATTCTTGagtggacacagcatactaaaagtcagacttgtttcttctgcatctgtccacctcataaagaaacagtacaagtgaatctttgacaaggaacagtgcattccaaaacaagtctgacttcttccctctgctgagtacttcttgtagattattccatttggatCAAGAAGGCTGGAAccaacttttttttctgtttttttttttcatgttcacatCTCTAAATTTAATTCTGATCGACTAATCCAGTAGAATGGAATATTCTTGAGTGGACAcagcttactaaaagaagtcagacttgttacTTCTGCATCTGcccaactgacaaagaaacagtacaagtgaatctttgtcaaggaacagtgcattcccaaataagtgtgacttcttccctctactgagtccatctgCTAGAgtattccatttgcatctggaaggcctgATTTCACTTGACATTGACCAAACTAAAACTAACATTCTCCTAAAAgatcaactgaaacttatactaagaatattttccactatatatattatatatatattttttttttatctttttattttcaatttttttctttttttatttatttaggatattttcttttttcttgtatttggatttttgttttttaatttttttattattttgtattttttgcaTCTTTACAACACTAAACTGCAAAACTGAACTGAAACTTGTACTAGAAATATTTTTCcaataaatatagtttttaattttttcattggtattttatttttttatttttttttatttttttattttttttttttttttttttttttttttttttttttttgcatgttcacagcactaaactgccaAACTGAACTGAAACTTAAACTATAAGTATCTTTTtccactataattttttttttctttttttttttttttgcatgttctcagcactaaactgcaaaactaaactgaaacttatactataagtatttttttcgactatatatatatattttttttatttgaattttttgggggggcggaaatttttattttttttcattttttttttttttgcatgttcacagcactaaactgcaaaACTGAACTGAAACTTATGCTATATGTattttttccactatatatatatatatatatatatatatatatatatatatatatatatatatatatatatatatatatgtatgtatgtatgtatgtatgtatgtatgtatgtatatatgtatatgtatatatatatatatatatatatatatgtatgtatatatatatatatatatatatatatatatatatatatatatgtatatatatatatatatatatatatatatatatatatatatatatatatgtatatatgtatatatatttcttttttctatttgattttttttatcactaAACGTATTTCTGATCTACTATTCCAGTGGAATTGAATCCTCTTGagtggacacagcatactaaaaaagctcagacttgtttcttctgcatctgtccacctgacaaagaaacagtacaagtgaatctttgtcaaggaacagtgcattccaaaacatttgtgacttcttccctctgccaagTCCATCTTTTTGCATCTGGGAGGCCTGATTTCACTTGGCATTGACTAAACTAAAACTAACATTTTCCTAAAAGCTCAACTGAAGcctatactaaaaatatttttccactttatatatatatttttttgtgatttttatatttcttttacgttttacattttttttaatttgttctatgtccacagcactaaactgaaaaccCAACTTATACTAAGAATATGTTCcactatatgtatatttttttcattttttttttattttcaatttatttatttattttttggatttttttctctttcatttttttttatttattttttttattttttttattttttctatgttcacagcactaaactgcaaTTATTTTTCCTTTACACATTGCGATAGccttaataatagtattgatggtCGTTCCCCTGTTGATGTTGTTTCCATCTTGGTCCTCCTTGATTGTACTGCTGATGGTTTTCCCTTCTTGGTCCTCCTTAATTGTACTGCCTTCGTTGTTTCCAGTGCACTGGCTGTTGCCTTGGTGGCTCCTGGTAATACCACTGACCACCATTCCTTTCCCATTGATCATATTCCTTCTGATGGCGGAGTTCTTCATCATAATTTCTTCGGTTTTCTTCGTCCACCAGGATAAGTTTAGCATTAACCACCTTTTTGTACTTCTCCTCGAACGCCTCCTGTAGGAACTCGGGTTTGTCCCGATGTCTGTCTGGGTGGAACGCCATAGACAAGTCCCTGAAGGATTTTATAATTTCTACCTTCGTGGCTGTCTGTTCCAAACCCAGAATCTCATAGTGACGTTTGTCTTCCCATTCCTTCTGAAGTGCTTTCGTATCTTCTATGATTTTCAAAAATGCCTCTGATTTCTTAACTTTTACCGTTTCGAAGTCCTTCAGGGCAGCGTCGAAAATGCCAAGTTTGACGAGGTGTTTTCCTCGTAACATGTACACTTTCCACCCTTCCAGACCTTTCTCGATAGCCTTGGAACAGTCCAATACAATCTCCATATTGGGAGGCTCCTCAGTGGCTCCATTTGCTTCGGCACGAAGGACAAGGAGGAGAGCCGTTTCTTCTTCGCTGTCAGTCTTCATGGCCAAGACCTCGGTGAAAATATCTCGGCCTCTTTGGGCCTGTTATTCATCTGGGCATATAATCCAGCCCTCAATAATCTTCCCCTCTGAAGTTCATCCTCCTTCTCAGTTTTATGAAGTTCCTCCTTCTCAGATTTATGAAGTTCCTCCTTCTCAGCTTTCAGCTTCTCTTGTTCTGCCTTCAGTTTAccaatttcatttttcaatttatttagttcCTCCGTTTTCTTACTCTGCTCCCTCTTCAtttgttcattttcatttttaaactCTTCTACATACCTTCTTTCTTGCTCAATCTGGAGGTCTTTTATTTTTGCACACAAATTCCAGTTTTTCATAATCATGAACCAAATCAACTTTCAGTTTTTCTTTTACTGCCTTCAATTCacgaacttcacttttcaattcatttacttgttccactttttcgtccttttctgtcttaatttcctcattttcagttctgagaatttccagcaaattttcatgctccttcatctgaaggtctttttcgccaCATTCAGATTCGAGCTTTTCTTTTTCTGCCTTTAATTCGTGAACTTCACTTTGCAATTCATTTACTTGTTCTGTTTTCTCGTCCTTTTCTGACTTAATTTCCTCATTTTGCTTtgtgagaatttccagcaaattttcatgctccttcatctgaaggtctttttcgccaCATTCAGATTCGAGCttttctttttctgccttcaattcacgaacttcacttttcaattcatttacttgTTCCGTTTTCTCGTCCTTTTCTGACTTAATTTCCTCATTTTGCTTTGTGAGAATTCCCAGCAAATTTTCAtgctccttcatctgaaggtctttttcgccaCATTCAGATTCGAGCttttctttttctgccttcaattcacgaacttcacttttcaattcatttacttgTTCCGTTTTCTCGTCCTTTTCGgtcttaatttcctcattttgCTTTGTGAGAATTCCCAGCAAATTTTCATGCTCCTTCATCTGAAGTGTTCTTTTTTGACACATTCAGATTCGAGTttttctttttctgccttcaattcatgaacttcacttttcaattcatttacttgTTCCGTTTTCTTATTTTGTTCTTTCCTCATTTCAGCATTTTCCTttttgagaatttccagcaaattttcattttcagcttCCAGTTTTTCACTCATCTCTGCTATTCTTACCATTTCTTTAATCTGTCCATATAACTTATCATTTTGATCCTCGAGATTTTCCAAGTGAGTAGTCTGATCCTCGTCTTCCATTATGAGCTCATTTCCGTCCAATAGATTTTCGCTTTCATCTTCCATTTCTGGAACAAATTCTTCTAGTGAGCCGTTATCCACATCTCCAGCCACCCTCCTCCTGGCGAGCATAATTCCACCGAATATGACGGAAGCAGCAGCCATGACGATGTAGAAGTTGTAGTTACCACTCGAAAGGACTTCATCCTTCCTTTCTCCCAAGTCAAATTCGGagagaagcttgccaacgaaccaTGTTGATTGcaattcatctttgaatcttagtgcttctctctccatctggcgcaatccaagttcgcaccgctgtagttcctcgcgggctttccacaagcccccaatccaaggacagcgctgcagacacctgccgaggaatccatcctgagaggcgactgcacggcagtcttcaaagcgcggcgcctctgggagtagccacgaaaaccatttgaagaccgacgactcctggagagttcgcagctgtccctgaagttgtACCGTCATAGCCTCGCAGGCAAGATTCTGCTCCAGAAGGGTCGAACCTGCTGTTTGAGGCCAGTTGAATTTTCCTTTAAGGTTTCTGATGATATCCATCCACACTCCGATCGCTTTGTTTGCTTTGAAAGTCATATTCAATGATGTAGATCCTGAGGCTTGTATCAGATGTATTTTCAGGAAAGCGTTCTTGGCACTAAACGATCTTTCTGAAGACTTCAAAATTCCCGGAGACATTTAGAATCAACTCTATCCTTAGATTTCACGGatatttctatctttttctttcagaaaacggaatcaacttaataataataataataataataataataataataataataataataataataataatcatcatctttgaTGCAATATAGGAACCCAGAGCCCTCCGAAGACTTCTAAATTCTTGAAGACATTTTGGAATCACCATCGCCATCAACAGATTTCCCGGAGACTTTTCTCCTTTGCATTCTGCAGATGGCGttaacttaataaataataataataataataataataataataataataataataataatttttgatgcaatataagtaaaatgtaaacgttaatccagaatgtgtggttaatctgtcaaataaaattctagataagaatgtgaagtgtgccttgggatacggtttaaatttctcgatgtcatcaagtgaagtgaatagtgtagaaattacaaatcgggtgtgtaacctggaaaaattcagtgatatttctgtagaagaagtaaatatgattaagggtattatatacagcaatatgaaaaaaccagtggttccaaattgcccaaaaagattcaagagagcaattgccgaattgaagcaagatagaaatattaaactgacaaaagccgataaatctggagcactggtaatcttgaataaaaatgattatatagaaaaaatggaaaacctcttgagtgataaaaacacatacatggaattaagaaaaaatccaattgagtttgtgaatagtaattacaacaaaaaaagtgaaagagttactaaaagggaataaagatctgataaaaaaggtttgtacaatatcaccaacattaccatatatgtatggaactattaaaactcataagccaaattatccagctaggccaataattagctctgtaggtacagcagcatataaattatctaagtaccttgtgaatatcctcaatcctttagttagcaccacttcatattcaaataaaaaaaataatgtagacttgattaacaaactgaatgaagtacagattaacagtacctgtaggcttgtcagttttgatgtagtctcactattcacaaaagtacctattgatgacatgttggaatttttatctgaaaccttagataatagacaattgaatctaccattttccaaaaacactttaatagaattgattaaa is part of the Palaemon carinicauda isolate YSFRI2023 chromosome 15, ASM3689809v2, whole genome shotgun sequence genome and encodes:
- the LOC137654002 gene encoding dnaJ homolog subfamily C member 7 homolog: MKTDSEEETALLLVLRAEANGATEEPPNMEIVLDCSKAIEKGLEGWKVYMLRGKHLVKLGIFDAALKDFETVKVKKSEAFLKIIEDTKALQKEWEDKRHYEILGLEQTATKVEIIKSFRDLSMAFHPDRHRDKPEFLQEAFEEKYKKVVNAKLILVDEENRRNYDEELRHQKEYDQWERNGGQWYYQEPPRQQPVHWKQRRQYN
- the LOC137654003 gene encoding uncharacterized protein PF3D7_1120000-like; this translates as MKEHENLLGILTKQNEEIKTEKDEKTEQVNELKSEVRELKAEKEKLESECGEKDLQMKEHENLLGILTKQNEEIKSEKDEKTEQVNELKSEVRELKAEKEKLESECGEKDLQMKEHENLLEILTKQNEEIKSEKDEKTEQVNELQSEVHELKAEKEKLESECGEKDLQMKEHENLLEILRTENEEIKTEKDEKVEQVNELKSEVRELKAVKEKLKVDLVHDYEKLEFVCKNKRPPD